The Mytilus galloprovincialis chromosome 2, xbMytGall1.hap1.1, whole genome shotgun sequence genome has a window encoding:
- the LOC143063343 gene encoding uncharacterized protein LOC143063343 yields MSILAYIQTIYDSLGSFALYVYTFIINLVEFNFKAVTVTVETFQDIITTTVNIFKVINSILSNVISSAFDFLVEIFGLLHALVLVLWKFMVFLGSVLYSLYQCIEILLHFIAINAVWLFRLCTNGAFSFKEILIKIYNLTSYYAVITFNQITDGISTIGTSGSEGMVTLFKTLKWCLSSFWLNIDSGMMGFAEGVRYVTDTIYYSMIDLIYLKRETYIGLIFCLLVIWILANVFRSLKQRGMTFPGIQENFDAQYARVRPTFGFDFSDNEDDSEGQNEDDSDITVASSEADDEEVEEYEVDDLTTDDEELSDSDSSIDIQLPPVNSASYNLRRSTTPCNGGVHTSEDFQKEIEKEKEKLKCVVCQDNDKSVLILPCRHLCLCLSCGNTIARLRNVDRRVCPLCRVRIETIMNVYT; encoded by the coding sequence ATGAGTATATTGGCATACATTCAAACTATTTATGATTCCTTGGGAAGCTTTGCATTGTAtgtttatacatttatcattaatTTAGTGGAATTTAACTTCAAGGCTGTGACAGTTACTGTTGAAACTTTCCAAGATATTATTACAACGACAGTGAacatttttaaagttataaaCAGCATCCTCTCAAACGTCATATCCTCTGCATTCGACTTTTTGGTAGAAATATTTGGACTCCTGCATGCACTAGTTTTAGTACTATGGAAATTCATGGTTTTTCTTGGGTCTGTTCTGTATTCGTTATATCAATGCATTGAGATTTTGCTGCATTTTATTGCAATTAATGCAGTATGGCTCTTCCGCTTATGTACCAATGGTGCATTTAGTTTCAAAGAAATCCTTATAAAGATATATAACTTAACGTCATATTATGCAGTTATAACCTTCAATCAAATAACTGATGGAATATCTACGATTGGAACAAGTGGCTCTGAAGGAATGGTTACCTTATTTAAAACATTGAAATGGTGTTTATCATCATTTTGGTTGAACATTGACAGTGGAATGATGGGGTTCGCTGAGGGTGTAAGATATGTCACTGATACGATATATTACAGTATGATTGACTTGATATACCTGAAGAGAGAAACATACATAGGCCTTATATTTTGCCTTCTTGTGATTTGGATACTTGCCAATGTGTTCAGATCTTTAAAGCAACGTGGTATGACCTTCCCTGGAATTCAGGAAAACTTTGACGCTCAATATGCAAGAGTTAGACCTACTTTTGGATTTGATTTCTCAGACAATGAAGATGATTCTGAAGGACAAAATGAAGATGATAGTGATATCACAGTGGCATCATCTGAGGCTGACGATGAAGAGGTGGAAGAGTATGAGGTTGATGACCTGACAACAGACGATGAAGAGTTGTCAGATAGTGATTCCTCAATTGATATTCAATTGCCTCCTGTAAATAGTGCTAGTTATAATTTACGTAGATCAACCACTCCGTGTAATGGAGGCGTACATACGTCAGAAGATTtccaaaaagaaattgaaaaggAGAAGGAGAAATTGAAGTGTGTTGTTTGTCAGGATAATGATAAATCTGTTTTAATTTTACCGTGTAGACATTTGTGTTTGTGTCTCAGTTGTGGAAATACAATTGCAAGATTAAGAAATGTTGATCGTAGAGTATGTCCTCTTTGTAGAGTGAGAATTGAAACAATTATGAATGTCTATACATAG